In a genomic window of Tissierella sp. Yu-01:
- the ileS gene encoding isoleucine--tRNA ligase, giving the protein MKRFNELSNEPVKDREHKVSEYWKEIDLLHRSVETRDSNNPYIFYEGPPTANGKPGIHHVMARTLKDLTCRYKTMKGFQVKRKAGWDTHGLPVEIEVEKQLQLKDKKDIEAYGVEEFNKKCRESVFKYEKLWREMTERMAYLIDLDNPYITLDNDYIESVWWILNKFYKEGYIYEGHKILPFCSRCGTGLASHEVALGYEEIKSETVVAKFKLKEKDEYFLAWTTTPWTLPSNVGLTVNANEDYIKVKQNEEVYYVSKVLAPKVLGDDYEVLEEMKGKALEYVEYEQLIPFINVSGKAFFVTCADYVTTEDGTGIVHTAPAFGEDDYNTGRRYNLPVVNPVNEEGKFEETPWAGKFVMDADPDIIQYLKENGKMYKKERVAHNYPHCWRCHTPLLYYAKPSWYIEITKLKDKLVENNNGVNWFPTFVGEKRFGNWLENINDWAISRSRYWGTPLPIWRCECGHIDSVGSRKELAERAIEDIDESVELHRPYVDDIHLKCDKCGGTMTREKDVIDVWFDSGAMPFAQWHYPFENKENFDKLFPADFINEGIDQTRGWFYSLIAISTFVTGKAPYKNVLVNDLILDKDGKKMSKSRGNTVDPFELFDKYGADTLRWYLMYVSPPWTPTKFDEDGLREVESKFFRSIRNVYNFFSLYANTDEVDPREFFIEYKDRPEIDKWILSKYNQLVKDCTADMDIFELTKVVRTIQEFVIEDLSNWYIRRNRRRFWSTELDDDKKAVYNTTYEILVGVCKLIAPFVPFISEELYRYLTGEESVHLALYPEVNEELINKEVEEKMDLVRNLVGLGRASRETVKIKVRQPLNEVVIDGKYEEKIDDLVPLIMEELNVKKVVFEKDLSQFMNYSLKPNFKVAGSILGGKIKSFGKALNELDAKETVEKLEEGSITLNLDGEDTIIEKDYVLITISSKEGFNVIMENNLFVILDTTLTPELINEGYSREFVSKVQQMRKNNGYEVLDNINIFYNGSDEIKAAIDEYEEFIKKETLAQSIERVNEEGLEEQDLNGQMTGIRLERI; this is encoded by the coding sequence TTGAAAAGGTTTAATGAATTATCAAATGAACCTGTAAAGGATCGTGAGCATAAGGTTTCAGAGTATTGGAAGGAAATTGACCTTCTTCATAGATCAGTAGAAACAAGGGATTCAAATAACCCTTATATCTTTTATGAAGGACCTCCAACAGCTAATGGAAAACCTGGAATACATCATGTTATGGCAAGAACTTTAAAGGATTTAACTTGCAGATACAAGACTATGAAGGGTTTTCAAGTAAAAAGAAAAGCTGGATGGGATACACATGGATTACCAGTTGAAATTGAAGTTGAAAAGCAGCTTCAGTTAAAGGATAAGAAAGACATTGAAGCTTATGGTGTTGAAGAATTTAATAAAAAATGTAGAGAGTCTGTATTCAAGTATGAGAAACTTTGGAGAGAAATGACAGAGAGAATGGCTTATCTAATTGATTTGGATAATCCATATATCACACTTGATAATGACTATATTGAATCTGTATGGTGGATTTTAAATAAGTTTTACAAGGAAGGCTATATCTATGAAGGCCATAAAATTCTACCATTTTGCTCACGTTGTGGTACAGGGCTTGCATCTCACGAAGTTGCATTAGGATATGAAGAGATTAAGTCAGAAACAGTTGTTGCAAAGTTTAAGCTTAAAGAAAAGGATGAATATTTCTTAGCATGGACAACAACTCCTTGGACATTGCCTTCAAATGTTGGCTTAACAGTAAATGCTAACGAAGATTATATAAAAGTAAAACAAAATGAAGAAGTTTATTATGTATCAAAAGTCCTAGCGCCTAAGGTACTAGGTGATGACTATGAAGTACTAGAAGAAATGAAGGGTAAGGCTCTTGAATATGTTGAATATGAGCAACTTATACCTTTTATTAATGTAAGTGGGAAAGCATTCTTCGTAACATGTGCAGATTATGTAACTACTGAAGATGGTACAGGTATAGTTCATACGGCACCTGCATTTGGTGAAGATGACTACAATACAGGTAGAAGATATAATTTACCAGTGGTTAATCCTGTAAATGAAGAAGGAAAATTTGAAGAAACACCATGGGCAGGAAAATTTGTCATGGATGCTGACCCAGATATTATTCAGTATTTAAAAGAGAATGGCAAAATGTATAAAAAAGAAAGAGTAGCTCATAACTATCCACACTGTTGGAGATGTCATACACCTTTACTATACTATGCTAAGCCATCCTGGTATATTGAAATTACAAAATTAAAAGATAAATTAGTTGAAAATAATAATGGAGTAAATTGGTTCCCAACATTTGTTGGAGAAAAGAGATTTGGAAATTGGCTTGAAAACATTAATGACTGGGCTATTTCTAGAAGTAGATATTGGGGTACACCACTTCCAATCTGGAGATGTGAGTGCGGTCATATAGATAGTGTAGGTTCAAGAAAGGAATTAGCTGAAAGGGCTATTGAAGATATAGATGAATCTGTTGAATTACACAGACCATATGTTGATGATATTCACTTAAAATGTGATAAATGTGGCGGCACAATGACTAGAGAAAAAGACGTTATAGACGTATGGTTTGATAGTGGGGCAATGCCTTTTGCACAATGGCATTATCCATTTGAGAACAAAGAAAACTTCGATAAATTGTTCCCAGCAGACTTTATTAATGAGGGTATCGATCAAACAAGGGGATGGTTCTATTCATTGATTGCAATATCAACTTTTGTTACAGGAAAAGCTCCATATAAAAATGTACTTGTAAATGACTTAATATTAGACAAAGATGGAAAGAAAATGTCCAAATCAAGAGGCAATACAGTAGATCCTTTTGAACTATTCGATAAATATGGTGCAGATACATTAAGATGGTATTTAATGTATGTATCTCCGCCATGGACACCAACAAAATTTGATGAAGATGGATTAAGAGAAGTTGAATCAAAGTTCTTTAGAAGTATAAGAAACGTATATAACTTCTTCTCACTATATGCTAATACTGATGAGGTAGATCCTAGAGAGTTCTTCATAGAATATAAGGATAGACCTGAAATTGATAAATGGATATTATCTAAATACAATCAATTAGTTAAAGATTGTACAGCAGATATGGATATATTTGAATTAACTAAAGTTGTTAGAACAATTCAGGAGTTTGTAATAGAAGACTTGTCTAACTGGTATATAAGAAGAAACAGAAGAAGATTCTGGTCTACAGAATTAGATGATGATAAGAAAGCTGTATATAATACTACCTATGAGATATTAGTAGGTGTGTGTAAGCTTATAGCTCCATTTGTACCATTTATTTCTGAAGAATTATATAGATATTTGACTGGAGAAGAATCAGTTCATTTAGCTTTATATCCAGAAGTTAATGAGGAATTAATCAATAAAGAAGTAGAAGAGAAAATGGATTTAGTTAGAAACTTAGTAGGATTGGGTAGGGCCTCAAGAGAAACTGTTAAGATAAAGGTTCGTCAACCATTAAACGAAGTAGTAATAGATGGTAAATATGAAGAAAAGATAGATGATCTTGTTCCATTGATTATGGAAGAGTTAAATGTTAAGAAGGTAGTTTTTGAAAAAGATCTTTCCCAATTCATGAACTATTCCTTAAAACCTAACTTCAAGGTAGCAGGTTCAATACTAGGAGGAAAGATTAAATCTTTTGGTAAGGCATTAAATGAACTTGATGCAAAGGAAACTGTTGAAAAACTAGAAGAAGGTTCAATTACTTTGAACCTAGATGGGGAAGATACTATTATAGAAAAGGACTATGTTCTAATAACTATATCATCTAAGGAAGGCTTCAATGTAATAATGGAAAACAACCTATTTGTAATCCTTGATACTACATTGACACCTGAATTAATCAATGAGGGATATTCAAGAGAGTTTGTATCAAAAGTACAACAAATGAGAAAGAACAATGGTTATGAAGTTCTTGACAATATAAATATTTTCTATAATGGCTCAGATGAGATTAAAGCAGCAATAGATGAGTATGAGGAATTTATTAAGAAAGAAACTCTAGCTCAATCAATAGAAAGAGTAAATGAAGAAGGTTTAGAAGAACAAGACTTAAACGGTCAAATGACAGGTATAAGATTAGAAAGAATCTAG
- a CDS encoding NAD(P)/FAD-dependent oxidoreductase → MINKIIVVGGGAAGMMAAIVAKRNGSDVTLLERNDRIGKKLLATGNGRCNYTNLNINLNNYHGQDISFIENALSELNVDKTIEFFEQLGITPADEDNGKVFPLSFQASSMLDVLRYELKYLGVELITEAYVVDICRKKKFVVKLKDGRDFTCDKVILAAGGMAMPVSGSDGNGYSLAKSLGHTVTDIFPGLVQLKLEGNIFKQVNGVKFIGTASVYHKNELLAIDSGDILFTDYGISGPPILQISRKAIEFMNDGKEVELKISIINSRSKEELTTYLCSRFVNMPMKTIEEALIGLINKRLILPVLKELNIDKNLIVSDLSYEEVMKISELLTSWSFKVIGNKGWGQAQVTAGGVNTSEIDSKTMESKIVDGLYIIGELLDIDGDCGGFNLQWAWSSGYVSGLNAAK, encoded by the coding sequence ATGATTAATAAAATTATTGTAGTTGGTGGTGGAGCAGCTGGTATGATGGCTGCAATTGTTGCTAAGAGAAATGGTTCAGATGTGACTCTGTTGGAACGTAATGACAGGATAGGCAAAAAACTGCTGGCTACTGGTAACGGAAGATGTAATTATACTAATTTAAATATCAATTTAAATAATTATCATGGACAAGATATTTCGTTTATAGAGAATGCTTTATCTGAGTTAAATGTGGATAAAACTATAGAGTTTTTTGAACAATTGGGGATAACTCCAGCTGATGAAGATAACGGCAAGGTTTTTCCTCTATCCTTCCAAGCATCATCAATGCTTGATGTATTAAGATATGAGTTAAAGTATCTTGGTGTCGAATTAATAACAGAAGCATATGTAGTAGATATATGTAGAAAGAAAAAATTTGTAGTTAAACTTAAGGACGGAAGAGACTTTACTTGTGATAAGGTTATATTAGCTGCAGGTGGAATGGCTATGCCTGTTAGTGGTTCTGATGGAAATGGTTATTCACTGGCGAAGTCTCTAGGGCATACAGTAACTGATATTTTTCCTGGACTAGTACAACTTAAACTAGAGGGCAATATATTTAAACAAGTAAATGGAGTTAAGTTTATTGGAACTGCAAGTGTGTACCATAAAAATGAATTGCTAGCTATAGATAGTGGGGATATTTTATTTACTGATTATGGTATTTCTGGACCACCTATTCTACAAATTAGTAGAAAAGCTATAGAATTTATGAATGATGGTAAAGAAGTGGAATTGAAAATTTCAATAATCAATTCAAGATCCAAAGAGGAACTGACAACCTATTTATGCAGTAGATTTGTGAATATGCCCATGAAAACAATAGAGGAAGCATTAATAGGTCTTATAAATAAGAGATTAATATTACCTGTTTTAAAGGAATTGAACATAGATAAGAATTTAATAGTAAGTGATTTATCATATGAAGAAGTTATGAAAATTTCAGAATTGTTAACTAGCTGGTCTTTTAAAGTTATAGGAAATAAAGGCTGGGGTCAAGCTCAGGTAACTGCAGGAGGAGTTAATACCAGTGAAATAGACAGCAAAACCATGGAATCTAAAATAGTTGATGGACTATATATTATAGGGGAATTGTTGGATATTGATGGTGACTGTGGCGGATTTAACCTTCAATGGGCATGGTCATCTGGTTATGTATCAGGATTAAATGCTGCGAAGTAA
- a CDS encoding SAM-dependent methyltransferase — protein MNDIEKLLQEVFNKQKLILVVLSNLKNKNEASFTKVDIKPVLIKNQLKYQFFYYYTNKVLHKNLNLYEALSEINGLLDEKFKQGMLFTSDADFQILISKKGKAKILKKKPTKSQIELSHNRTKNYILEDGTKVDFLMRLGVMNENGKVVSKRYDKFKQINRFLEMVADVIPKLNKESKMINILDFGCGKSYLTFALYYYLVNILELDVNIIGLDLKMDVINLCNEVAEDLGYNNLRFIHGDIKDYDGLDSVDMVVTLHACDNATDAALIKAVNWNAQAILSVPCCQHEFYDKIDNRMLEPMLQHGIIKEKLSSLVTDSLRANFLEIMGYNVQLLEFIDMEHTPKNILIRALKSDNVDKDKAIRTYKEFKEFWNLKDLYIEREFGRKLYEE, from the coding sequence ATGAATGATATAGAAAAGCTGCTACAAGAAGTATTTAATAAACAAAAATTGATTTTAGTAGTACTTAGCAACTTAAAAAATAAAAATGAAGCTAGCTTTACTAAAGTTGATATTAAACCTGTTTTAATAAAAAATCAGTTGAAATATCAATTTTTCTATTATTATACAAATAAGGTACTACATAAAAATTTAAATTTATATGAAGCATTAAGTGAGATAAATGGTTTATTAGACGAAAAATTCAAACAGGGTATGTTATTTACAAGTGATGCGGATTTTCAAATCCTAATTAGTAAAAAAGGCAAAGCAAAAATTCTTAAGAAGAAACCTACTAAAAGTCAGATTGAATTATCTCATAATAGAACCAAGAATTATATATTGGAAGATGGCACAAAAGTAGACTTTCTTATGAGACTTGGAGTTATGAATGAAAATGGCAAAGTGGTCTCTAAAAGGTATGATAAGTTTAAGCAGATAAACAGATTCCTAGAGATGGTGGCAGATGTTATTCCAAAGCTTAATAAGGAAAGTAAGATGATAAATATTTTAGATTTTGGTTGTGGGAAAAGCTATTTAACCTTTGCGTTATATTATTATTTAGTTAATATTTTAGAACTAGATGTAAACATAATAGGTCTTGATTTGAAAATGGATGTAATAAATTTATGTAATGAGGTAGCTGAAGACTTAGGATATAATAACCTACGTTTTATTCACGGAGACATTAAGGATTATGATGGGCTTGATAGTGTAGATATGGTGGTAACACTTCATGCATGTGACAATGCTACAGACGCGGCATTAATAAAGGCTGTAAACTGGAATGCACAGGCTATATTATCAGTGCCATGTTGTCAACATGAATTTTATGATAAAATAGATAATCGAATGCTTGAACCTATGCTACAGCATGGGATAATTAAGGAAAAGCTAAGTTCATTAGTTACTGATAGCTTAAGGGCAAATTTTCTAGAGATTATGGGATATAATGTACAATTACTTGAATTTATAGATATGGAACATACACCTAAAAATATATTGATTAGGGCATTAAAATCAGATAATGTAGATAAGGATAAAGCAATAAGAACATATAAGGAATTTAAAGAATTTTGGAATCTTAAGGACTTATATATAGAAAGAGAGTTTGGAAGAAAATTATACGAAGAATAG
- the sfsA gene encoding DNA/RNA nuclease SfsA: MIYNKITEAIFLKRPNRFIANVLIDGKEETVHVKNTGRCRELLIPGAKVILEDCSGNPNRKTKYSLISVYKGNMLVNMDSQVPNAVVFDALKNNQVHGFKNLTYLKREVKYGNSRFDIYFENEDKKGFIEVKGVTLEDDGIAKFPDAPTDRGAKHVLEMIDAVKTGYIGAIFFLIQMNGPHTFELNWKMDKIFSEAIKLASESGVQILAYDSFVRENSISIDKPINIELD, encoded by the coding sequence ATGATTTATAACAAAATTACTGAGGCCATATTCTTAAAAAGACCAAATCGTTTTATAGCTAATGTCCTTATAGATGGAAAGGAAGAGACTGTCCATGTTAAAAATACTGGACGATGTAGAGAATTACTAATTCCAGGTGCTAAGGTAATTCTAGAAGATTGTTCAGGTAATCCAAATAGAAAAACTAAGTACTCTTTAATCTCTGTCTACAAAGGAAATATGCTAGTTAATATGGATTCACAAGTGCCTAATGCAGTAGTATTTGATGCACTCAAAAATAATCAAGTACATGGATTTAAAAATCTAACTTATTTAAAAAGAGAAGTTAAATATGGTAATTCCAGATTTGATATTTATTTTGAAAATGAAGATAAAAAGGGCTTTATAGAAGTAAAAGGAGTAACCCTAGAGGATGATGGAATTGCAAAATTTCCCGATGCACCTACAGATAGGGGCGCAAAACACGTTCTAGAAATGATAGATGCCGTAAAAACTGGATATATAGGAGCGATTTTTTTTCTAATACAAATGAATGGTCCACATACTTTTGAGTTAAATTGGAAGATGGACAAAATTTTCTCCGAAGCAATCAAACTAGCAAGTGAAAGTGGTGTACAGATTCTTGCATATGATTCATTTGTAAGAGAAAATAGCATTTCAATAGACAAGCCTATAAATATTGAACTAGATTAA
- a CDS encoding NAD(P)-dependent oxidoreductase — MFGINNKLKELDENNAPIKVSLVGAGLMGKGLVSQMMLVKGMIPSLVVSHKIDDAIEAYTLAGISRDDIKIAKNLEDINVAMENGKYVVTDITENATKPNLVDVVVDATGVPNAGANIAFDAILNKKHIVMLNVEADIVVGPILNRLAKSAGVVYTGTAGDEPGSVKEIVDFAEATGFEVLAIGKGKNNPIDYDATPESVKEQAIKSKLKPLRLASFIDGTNTMVEMAAMANSTGFIPDVRGGHGPTTDVKNLPKIYSLKEDGGILNKYKIVDYAHGIAPGVFVIVTSSLPQVHHEMKFLKMGDGPNYVLYRPYHLTSLETPISIARAALYNEPTIAPIYDNPVAEVVTRAKMDLKKGQRLDGIGEYTVIGSIEVYEKAKEENLVPIGLINENTIVKRDIKKGEFITYDMVDLDKSTMIYKLRQLQEANNC, encoded by the coding sequence ATGTTTGGAATAAATAATAAGCTTAAGGAATTAGATGAAAACAATGCACCTATAAAGGTTTCACTAGTAGGTGCAGGACTTATGGGTAAAGGATTAGTTAGTCAAATGATGTTAGTTAAGGGCATGATACCTTCTTTAGTCGTAAGTCACAAAATTGACGATGCTATTGAAGCGTATACTCTAGCTGGCATATCTAGAGATGATATAAAGATAGCAAAAAACCTAGAAGATATAAATGTAGCTATGGAGAATGGGAAATATGTTGTTACTGATATAACTGAAAATGCTACAAAACCTAATTTAGTTGACGTTGTTGTAGATGCTACAGGAGTACCTAATGCTGGGGCTAACATAGCCTTTGATGCCATTTTAAATAAGAAGCATATTGTTATGCTAAATGTAGAAGCCGATATAGTAGTTGGTCCTATACTAAATAGATTGGCTAAAAGTGCGGGAGTTGTTTATACTGGCACAGCAGGAGATGAACCTGGATCTGTTAAAGAAATTGTAGACTTTGCTGAAGCAACAGGATTTGAAGTACTAGCTATAGGAAAGGGAAAAAATAATCCAATTGACTATGATGCTACTCCTGAATCTGTAAAAGAGCAGGCTATAAAGTCAAAGTTGAAGCCTCTCAGATTGGCCTCATTTATAGATGGTACGAATACCATGGTGGAAATGGCAGCAATGGCAAATTCTACAGGATTTATACCTGATGTAAGAGGGGGACATGGACCCACAACTGATGTAAAAAATCTACCAAAGATATATAGCCTTAAAGAAGATGGAGGTATATTAAATAAGTATAAGATCGTAGATTACGCACATGGTATTGCTCCTGGAGTATTTGTAATCGTTACGTCATCACTTCCTCAAGTACACCATGAAATGAAGTTTTTAAAGATGGGAGATGGGCCAAATTATGTATTATACAGACCTTATCATTTGACAAGTTTAGAAACTCCGATCTCAATAGCACGTGCAGCATTATATAATGAACCTACTATTGCACCTATATATGATAACCCTGTGGCTGAAGTAGTTACTAGAGCAAAAATGGATTTGAAAAAAGGTCAAAGACTTGATGGAATTGGTGAATATACAGTTATAGGAAGTATAGAAGTTTACGAAAAGGCAAAAGAGGAAAATCTGGTACCAATAGGTTTAATCAATGAAAATACAATAGTAAAGAGGGACATAAAGAAGGGCGAGTTCATAACATATGATATGGTAGATTTAGATAAGAGTACAATGATATATAAATTAAGACAGCTCCAAGAAGCAAATAATTGTTAA
- a CDS encoding adenylyl-sulfate kinase has product MEYLLSKLEREDISDKVYIVGIDGLGGAGKSTVANLLEQKLLNENYSVYILHIDDFIHEKRVRYSESKEEWYCYYNIQWRYDYLIKEILLPIKNKGKIEKQIELYDKENDTHILESICIPQNTVLLLEGMFLQRKELKRYLDFTIYLEVPQEVRLERVLLRDKYIGELEDIRYKYERRYFPAEEKYILEYSPIENADLVLRI; this is encoded by the coding sequence ATGGAGTACTTATTGAGTAAATTAGAAAGAGAAGATATATCTGATAAAGTTTATATTGTTGGCATTGATGGTTTAGGAGGAGCAGGTAAAAGTACAGTAGCTAATTTGTTGGAGCAAAAGTTACTGAATGAAAATTATTCAGTTTATATATTACATATTGACGACTTTATACATGAAAAACGTGTGAGATACAGTGAATCTAAAGAAGAATGGTACTGCTATTATAATATACAATGGAGATATGATTATTTAATAAAAGAGATTTTATTGCCAATAAAAAACAAAGGAAAAATAGAGAAACAAATAGAATTATATGATAAAGAAAATGATACACATATTTTAGAGTCAATTTGTATTCCCCAAAATACCGTTTTATTGCTAGAAGGAATGTTTTTGCAAAGAAAGGAATTAAAGAGATATTTGGATTTTACAATCTATCTTGAAGTACCTCAAGAGGTTCGATTAGAAAGAGTTTTATTAAGGGATAAATATATAGGAGAGTTAGAAGATATAAGATATAAATATGAAAGACGTTACTTTCCAGCAGAAGAAAAATATATCTTAGAATATTCACCAATTGAGAATGCTGATCTTGTGTTAAGAATTTGA
- a CDS encoding NAD-dependent protein deacylase — translation MMSIEKLKEIIDKSTNIVFFGGAGVSTESGIPDFRSAAGLYSSENNSEYSPEYMLSHTFYKTHTDEFFNFYKNKMIYKDALPNNAHKVLAELEKKGKLKAVITQNIDGLHQIAGSRNVLELHGSIHRNYCEECKTYYDLDYVLNSDGIPKCDCGGIVKPDVVLYEEGLDSNVIEESLRYIELADVLIIGGTSLVVYPAASLIRYYRGKKLILINKSETQYDSKALLTFNDSIGKILGDII, via the coding sequence ATAATGTCTATAGAGAAACTAAAGGAAATAATAGATAAGAGTACGAACATTGTATTCTTCGGAGGTGCCGGTGTATCTACAGAAAGTGGTATTCCTGACTTTAGATCAGCAGCTGGTCTATATTCATCTGAAAACAACTCAGAATATTCACCAGAATATATGTTAAGTCATACTTTTTACAAAACTCACACAGATGAATTTTTTAATTTTTATAAAAATAAAATGATATATAAGGATGCCTTGCCAAATAATGCTCATAAGGTATTAGCTGAACTTGAGAAAAAGGGTAAACTAAAAGCAGTAATTACACAAAATATCGATGGGTTACATCAGATAGCTGGATCACGAAATGTGTTAGAACTACATGGTTCTATTCATAGGAATTATTGTGAGGAATGCAAAACTTATTATGATTTGGACTACGTTCTAAATAGTGATGGCATTCCAAAGTGTGATTGTGGCGGAATTGTAAAGCCTGATGTAGTTTTATATGAAGAAGGCTTGGATTCCAATGTTATAGAGGAATCACTAAGGTATATTGAACTAGCAGATGTTCTCATTATTGGTGGTACTTCTTTAGTAGTTTATCCCGCAGCCAGCTTAATAAGATATTATAGGGGGAAGAAGCTTATACTAATTAACAAATCAGAAACTCAATATGATTCAAAAGCATTATTAACTTTTAATGATAGTATAGGAAAAATTTTAGGTGATATAATTTAA
- a CDS encoding DUF2164 domain-containing protein, whose product MNRIKIDKGKKEEMRKKVVSYFHSERDDDLGDLASQLIVDFFIEELGPYIYNQGVEDAYVYTKDKAEDMLALQIYRR is encoded by the coding sequence ATGAATAGAATAAAAATAGATAAAGGGAAAAAAGAAGAAATGAGAAAGAAAGTAGTAAGTTATTTCCACAGTGAAAGAGATGATGATTTAGGAGATTTAGCATCACAGCTAATAGTAGATTTTTTTATTGAAGAATTAGGTCCCTATATTTATAACCAGGGAGTAGAAGATGCTTATGTATATACAAAGGATAAAGCTGAAGATATGTTAGCTTTACAAATATATAGGAGATAA
- a CDS encoding S66 peptidase family protein, with product MKLISPNKLQAGDTVATVSLSWGGAGDKDLLWRYQVGKQRLEEVFGLKVVEMEHTLMGTEYIYKHPEARAKDLMDAFRNSDIKAIFSCIGGDDSIRMLPYIDFDIISKNPKIFIGYSDSTITHLICYKAGITSFYGPSVLAEFAENIKIYDYTTEYINKTLFSNDPVGLIQAEKKWTGERIEWIEDNKNISKRMEDNLGYEFLQGSGIVKGRLFGGCIEVLEMAKGTILWPDDDTFDGAILFFETSEETPHPDNLLYWLRNYAAMGVLQKSKAILFGKPYQAKYYDEYKEVIKTIVDENNLYNIPIVYNMTFGHNEPMCILPYGVLAEVNCEDKTFRIMESGVF from the coding sequence ATGAAGTTAATAAGTCCTAATAAATTACAAGCTGGTGATACAGTTGCAACCGTAAGTCTGTCCTGGGGTGGTGCAGGTGATAAAGATTTGTTGTGGAGATACCAAGTAGGAAAACAAAGGTTGGAAGAGGTATTTGGTCTAAAGGTTGTCGAAATGGAACATACATTAATGGGAACTGAATATATTTATAAGCACCCCGAAGCAAGAGCAAAAGATTTAATGGATGCTTTTAGGAATTCTGATATCAAGGCCATCTTTTCCTGTATAGGTGGTGATGATAGCATTCGTATGCTTCCATATATAGATTTTGATATTATAAGTAAAAATCCTAAGATATTTATAGGCTATTCAGATTCAACTATAACCCACTTAATATGTTATAAGGCAGGAATTACAAGTTTTTATGGCCCTTCGGTGCTTGCAGAGTTTGCAGAGAATATAAAGATATATGACTATACTACGGAATATATTAACAAAACTTTATTTAGTAATGATCCTGTTGGTTTAATTCAAGCTGAAAAAAAGTGGACTGGTGAAAGAATTGAGTGGATAGAAGATAATAAGAATATTTCTAAAAGGATGGAAGATAACTTAGGTTACGAGTTTTTACAAGGATCAGGTATTGTGAAGGGAAGATTATTTGGTGGTTGTATAGAAGTTCTTGAAATGGCAAAGGGAACCATATTATGGCCTGATGATGACACATTTGATGGGGCAATTCTTTTCTTCGAAACTTCTGAAGAGACACCTCATCCAGATAATTTACTATATTGGCTAAGAAATTATGCAGCAATGGGAGTTCTTCAAAAATCAAAGGCTATTTTATTTGGCAAACCATATCAAGCAAAGTATTATGATGAATACAAAGAAGTAATTAAAACAATAGTAGATGAAAACAATCTATATAATATCCCAATTGTGTATAATATGACCTTTGGACATAACGAACCAATGTGCATATTACCATATGGTGTACTTGCTGAAGTTAATTGTGAAGATAAAACATTTAGGATAATGGAATCAGGAGTATTTTAA